One genomic window of Oncorhynchus masou masou isolate Uvic2021 unplaced genomic scaffold, UVic_Omas_1.1 unplaced_scaffold_3587, whole genome shotgun sequence includes the following:
- the LOC135534565 gene encoding zinc finger and BTB domain-containing protein 17-like isoform X2, with amino-acid sequence MNSLNYSHPAKEEGRGRNVVVTEEEEEKEAFGKKEETKAITLKDEEEGFGVNEAMYVTGKEVEKEEDAVVRVKEEITVTVKGEEEGFRVKEEEKYMTVTMKGEEEGFRVKEEKYMTVTMKGEGESFRVKEEKYMTVTVKGEEEGFRVEEEEKYMTVTMKGEGEGFRVEEEEKYMTVTMKGEAEGFRVKEEEKYMTVTMKGEAEGFRVEEDVLVKEEEVVFGVKEEEEAMRVKDEGEDDDEEEGETGDLINTKERPDSQSDGRKSPLGEPDPETPKPARPHHCSQCGKSFSRLWDRKIHERIHSGVKPYHCLDCGKRFTQLGHLKEHKRTHTDAVHHVWRLLTDNLF; translated from the exons ATGAACTCACTAAATTACTCCCACCCTGCTAAAGAAGAAGGTCGTGGCCGGAACGTTGTcgtgacagaggaagaggaggaaaaagAAGCGTTCGGAAAGAAAGAAGAGACGAAGGCTATCACATTGAAAGACGAAGAAGAAGGTTTTGGAGTAAATGAGGCGATGTATGTTACAGGGAaagaagtggagaaagaagaagaCGCCGTTGTTCGAGTGAAGGAGGAGATTACTGTCACAgtaaaaggagaggaagaaggtttcagggtgaaagaggaggagaagtacATGACTGTCAcaatgaaaggagaggaagaaggttTCAGGGTGAAAGAGGAGAAGTACATGACTGTCACaatgaaaggagagggagaaagtttCAGGGTGAAAGAGGAGAAGTACATGACTGTCACAgtaaaaggagaggaagaaggtttcagggtggaagaggaggagaagtacATGACTGTCACaatgaaaggagagggagaaggtttcagggtggaagaggaggagaagtacATGACTGTCACAATGAAAGGAGAGGCAGAAGGTTTcagggtgaaagaggaggagaagtacATGACTGTCACAATGAAAGGAGAGGCAGAAGGTTTCAGGGTGGAAGAGGATGTTTTAGTGAAGGAAGAAGAGGTTGTctttggagtgaaagaggaggaagaagctATGAGAGTGAaagatgagggggaggatgatgatgaagaggagggggagactggagatctgattaacacca AAGAGAGACCAGACTCTCAGTCTGACGGCAGAAAGAGTCCTTTGGGGGAACCAGACCCAGAGACGCCCAAACCAGCAAGACcacaccactgctcccagtgtggaaagagtttttccCGGTTATGGGACCGGAAAATACATGAGAGAATACACTCTGGAgtgaagccttaccactgcttaGACTGTGGAAAGAGATTTACCCAGCTAGGGCACCTGAAAGAACATAAGAGAACACACACTG ATgctgttcatcacgtttggcgcTTGCTGACTGATAATTTGTTTTAA
- the LOC135534565 gene encoding zinc finger and BTB domain-containing protein 17-like isoform X1, protein MNSLNYSHPAKEEGRGRNVVVTEEEEEKEAFGKKEETKAITLKDEEEGFGVNEAMYVTGKEVEKEEDAVVRVKEEITVTVKGEEEGFRVKEEEKYMTVTMKGEEEGFRVKEEKYMTVTMKGEGESFRVKEEKYMTVTVKGEEEGFRVEEEEKYMTVTMKGEGEGFRVEEEEKYMTVTMKGEAEGFRVKEEEKYMTVTMKGEAEGFRVEEDVLVKEEEVVFGVKEEEEAMRVKDEGEDDDEEEGETGDLINTKERPDSQSDGRKSPLGEPDPETPKPARPHHCSQCGKSFSRLWDRKIHERIHSGVKPYHCLDCGKRFTQLGHLKEHKRTHTGEKPYQCSQCGKSFNQLGALKTHERIHTGEKPYQCSQCEKRFTQLGTLKEHELKHTKTQGKTYHCSHCGKTFSRSEDLKSHERIARLCSDLCF, encoded by the exons ATGAACTCACTAAATTACTCCCACCCTGCTAAAGAAGAAGGTCGTGGCCGGAACGTTGTcgtgacagaggaagaggaggaaaaagAAGCGTTCGGAAAGAAAGAAGAGACGAAGGCTATCACATTGAAAGACGAAGAAGAAGGTTTTGGAGTAAATGAGGCGATGTATGTTACAGGGAaagaagtggagaaagaagaagaCGCCGTTGTTCGAGTGAAGGAGGAGATTACTGTCACAgtaaaaggagaggaagaaggtttcagggtgaaagaggaggagaagtacATGACTGTCAcaatgaaaggagaggaagaaggttTCAGGGTGAAAGAGGAGAAGTACATGACTGTCACaatgaaaggagagggagaaagtttCAGGGTGAAAGAGGAGAAGTACATGACTGTCACAgtaaaaggagaggaagaaggtttcagggtggaagaggaggagaagtacATGACTGTCACaatgaaaggagagggagaaggtttcagggtggaagaggaggagaagtacATGACTGTCACAATGAAAGGAGAGGCAGAAGGTTTcagggtgaaagaggaggagaagtacATGACTGTCACAATGAAAGGAGAGGCAGAAGGTTTCAGGGTGGAAGAGGATGTTTTAGTGAAGGAAGAAGAGGTTGTctttggagtgaaagaggaggaagaagctATGAGAGTGAaagatgagggggaggatgatgatgaagaggagggggagactggagatctgattaacacca AAGAGAGACCAGACTCTCAGTCTGACGGCAGAAAGAGTCCTTTGGGGGAACCAGACCCAGAGACGCCCAAACCAGCAAGACcacaccactgctcccagtgtggaaagagtttttccCGGTTATGGGACCGGAAAATACATGAGAGAATACACTCTGGAgtgaagccttaccactgcttaGACTGTGGAAAGAGATTTACCCAGCTAGGGCACCTGAAAGAACATAAGAGAACACACACTGGTGAGAAGCCCTaccaatgctcccagtgtggaaagagttttaaccaGTTAGGGGCGCTGAAAacgcatgagagaatacacacaggagaaaagccctaCCAATGCTCCCAATGTGAAAAGAGATTTACCCAGTTAGGTACCCTGAAAGAGCATGAATtaaaacacacaaagacacaggggaagacataccactgctctcatTGTGGAAAGACATTTTCCAGGTCAGAGGACCTGAAATCACATGAGAGAATAGCGAGGCTGTGTTCCGACTTGTGTTTTTGA